In one window of Oryza sativa Japonica Group chromosome 9, ASM3414082v1 DNA:
- the LOC9270429 gene encoding cinnamoyl-CoA reductase 1-like isoform X3: protein MPPRRVCVTGAGGFIGSWLVNLLLSCGYFFHGTVRNPDDPKNAFLKQLENATENLQLFKADVLDGGSLTAAFAGCEGVFHPATPVPEEQMVDPEKEMMAPAVKGTRNMLEACSAAGVQKLVVVSSIAAVFFNPSWPHDRPKDETSWSDKKLCMETEHSFL from the exons ATGCCGCCGCGGCGCGTGTgcgtcaccggcgccggcgggttcATCGGCTCGTGGCTCGtcaatctcctcctctcctgcgGCTACTTCTTCCACGGCACCGTCCGCAACCCAG ATGATCCCAAGAACGCGTTTCTGAAGCAGCTAGAGAATGCCacggagaatctgcagctgttCAAGGCCGACGTGCTCGACGGCGGCTCGCTGACGGCGGCGTTCGCCGGCTGCGAGGGCGTCTTCCATCCGGCCACTCCGGTGCCGGAAGAACAGATGGTTGATCCAGAG AAGGAGATGATGGCTCCTGCTGTGAAAGGCACCAGGAATATGCTGGAGGCTTGCTCTGCCGCAGGTGTTCAGAAACTCGTCGTGGTCTCCTCCATTGCTGCTGTATTCTTTAACCCGAGCTGGCCTCATGACAGGCCAAAAGATGAGACTTCTTGGTCAGACAAGAAGCTCTGCATGGAAACTGAG CATAGCTTCTTATAA
- the LOC9266201 gene encoding cinnamoyl-CoA reductase 1, with translation MDMLQPNSVRACVRSDLDFDMAGQQEQPEMAPPPPRRRVVCVTGAGGFVGSWLVELLLSRGYAVHATVRDPDDPKNAFLKQLENAPENLQLFEADVLDCGSLTAAFAGCEGVFHLATPVPEEKIVDPQKEMMAPTVEGTRNVLEACSAASVQKLVVASSIATVCLNPSWPQDMPKDETSWSDKKLCIENEDWYSVAKIEAEEMALEYGKKNGLHVLTICPGIVFGPMLQTVEINTSSKVLLYMIKGGDGPHVMNNKFWPMVDVRDVADALLLAYHKAGPSERYLCTLEQMDLKHLLDLMKNMYPNYNYADKMVDVDYKVEVTSEKLKNLGWNPRKREETLADSIEFFEKAGLLDGRPCRLPYFAVQE, from the exons ATGGACATGTTGCAACCAAACTCAGTACGTGCCTGCGTACGAAGCGACCTAGATTTTGACATGGCGGGGCAGCAGGAGCAACCGGAgatggcgccgcctccgccgcggcggcgcgtcgtgtgcgtcaccggcgccggcgggttcGTCGGCTCGTGGCTCGtcgagctcctcctctcccgcggctACGCCGTCCATGCCACGGTCCGTGACCCAG ACGATCCCAAGAACGCGTTTCTGAAGCAACTGGAGAATGCTCCGGAGAATCTGCAACTGTTCGAGGCCGACGTGCTCGACTGCGGCTCACTGACGGCGGCGTTCGCCGGCTGCGAGGGTGTCTTCCATCTGGCCACTCCGGTGCCGGAAGAAAAGATCGTTGATCCACAG AAGGAGATGATGGCTCCTACCGTGGAAGGCACCAGAAATGTACTCGAGGCTTGCTCAGCTGCGAGCGTTCAGAAACTCGTCGTGGCCTCCTCCATTGCTACTGTTTGCCTTAACCCGAGCTGGCCTCAAGATATGCCGAAAGATGAGACTTCCTGGTCAGACAAGAAGCTCTGCATTGAAAATGAG GATTGGTACTCTGTTGCCAAAATCGAAGCTGAAGAGATGGCCCTGGAATACGGAAAGAAAAATGGGCTTCATGTACTTACGATTTGTCCTGGAATTGTTTTTGGCCCAATGTTGCAGACAGTGGAAATCAACACAAGCAGCAAAGTGCTCCTCTATATGATTAAGG GAGGAGACGGCCCTCACGTTATGAACAACAAATTCTGGCCCATGGTAGATGTCCGTGATGTTGCTGATGCTTTACTTCTAGCATACCACAAGGCAGGGCCATCTGAGCGGTACTTATGCACTCTAGAACAGATGGACCTGAAACATTTATTGGATCTGATGAAGAACATGTACCCTAACTACAATTATGCAGACAA GATGGTTGATGTGGATTACAAGGTCGAAGTGACATCAGAGAAACTGAAGAATCTGGGCTGGAACCCAAGGAAACGGGAGGAGACACTTGCGGACAGCATCGAGTTCTTTGAGAAGGCAGGCCTTCTAGATGGGCGACCTTGCCGGCTTCCCTATTTCGCTGTCCAGGAATGA